A genomic window from Salvia miltiorrhiza cultivar Shanhuang (shh) chromosome 5, IMPLAD_Smil_shh, whole genome shotgun sequence includes:
- the LOC131024960 gene encoding MYB-like transcription factor EOBII: MGHHSCCNQQKVKRGLWSPEEDEKLIRYITTHGYGCWSEVPDKAGLQRCGKSCRLRWINYLRPDIRRGRFTPEEEKLIISLHGAVGNRWAHIASHLPGRTDNEIKNYWNSWIKKKIRKPSSSSSTTSTQKSDQLTFTQSQQQQLELLNQDHNYSTKSSHETLFPLPSSSFMFEINPSLEAPIFQESAETSIWQLQPAAEIGQYTSAMAPLIVDNPMEAHNAAIHDCIMQRNDMNEWVVDAQQCPNYFFWDQADGQLGGEEILIPTAANINTIMSSSFPSSL; the protein is encoded by the exons ATGGGGCACCACTCTTGCTGCAACCAGCAGAAGGTGAAGAGGGGCCTGTGGTCGCCGGAGGAGGACGAGAAGCTCATCAGGTACATCACCACCCACGGCTACGGCTGCTGGAGCGAGGTCCCCGACAAAGCAG GGCTTCAGAGATGCGGAAAGAGTTGTCGTCTGAGATGGATAAACTACTTGAGACCTGATATCAGACGGGGGAGGTTTACACCCGAAGAGGAGAAGCTCATTATCAGCCTCCATGGCGCTGTAGGCAACAG ATGGGCGCATATAGCGAGCCATTTGCCAGGAAGAACAGACAACGAGATCAAGAACTACTGGAACTCGTGGATCAAGAAGAAAATACGAAAACCCTCGTCGTCGTCTTcaacaacctcaacacagaaaTCCGATCAATTGACGTTCACACAGagccagcagcagcagctagAGTTGTTGAACCAAGATCATAATTACTCCACAAAATCATCACACGAAACCCTATTCCCTCTGCCGAGTTCCTCATTCATGTTCGAGATAAACCCATCGTTGGAAGCTCCGATCTTCCAAGAAAGCGCGGAAACATCAATATGGCAGTTGCAGCCGGCGGCGGAGATCGGGCAGTACACGAGCGCCATGGCGCCGCTGATCGTAGATAACCCCATGGAGGCGCACAACGCTGCGATTCACGATTGCATTATGCAGAGGAATGATATGAATGAATGGGTTGTTGATGCGCAGCAATGCCCAAACTACTTCTTTTGGGATCAAGCAGACGGCCAGCTCGGCGGGGAGGAGATACTTATTCCGACCGCCGCTAACATCAATACCATAATGTCTTCTTCTTTCCCTTCATCTCTCTAA
- the LOC131024988 gene encoding uncharacterized protein LOC131024988 has translation MLVLLLMTLNVNCSQLHPLGMVPGTVTKIFKQVKNPEGFNWKLTPPAIKTSYFEEFKKHFTWDPAIEADVYKLWLEVAARRYKDFVFDIKKKKNKRPSFIHADDWPNWLKYWDSDEFKAKSEIAKKCRMSEPLGPSLIMLCFCTLNT, from the exons ATGTTAGTTTTATTACTAATGACTTTGAATGTTAATTGTAGCCAATTACATCCCTTGGGGATGGTTCCAGGCACAGTCACTAAGATTTTCAAGCAAGTTAAAAATCCAGAAGGTTTCAATTGGAAACTCACTCCACCTGCAATCAAGACATCGTACTTTGAGGAATTTAAG AAACATTTCACATGGGATCCGGCGATAGAGGCAGATGTCTATAAGCTTTGGTTAGAGGTTGCTGCACGGAGGTATAAGGATTTTGTTTTCGACATCAAGAAAAAGAAGAACAAGAGGCCTTCTTTTATTCACGCGGATGACTGGCCTAATTGGCTTAAGTACTGGGACTCTGATGAATTCAAAGCCAAATCAGAGATAGCAAAAAAGTGTAGGATGTCTGAGCCTTTAGGGCCTTCTTTGATTATGTTGTGTTTCTGTACTTTGAATACTTGA